One Kineococcus radiotolerans SRS30216 = ATCC BAA-149 DNA window includes the following coding sequences:
- a CDS encoding methyl-accepting chemotaxis protein, whose product MLTRLRNLNVATKLFAGFGIVCLLLAAIVAIGINRLGASQANLDLMSKSGVASVEAVGDVRAAYLQVRMDVTNAALSTTPDAVTANLDAMGVTDTVLDEAWEAYGASSPGSRAEDRAAFEDLLAQYRTAREQLVTLAEAGDVEGYIAYRTSTIAPIAKQITETLATLAAAESQAAKDMAAAGSSAYHTAVTMLLVIGAIALAVAVTSAVLVARSIARPLAKTLHVVQGLASGRLDQRVGITGEDEVGQLATALDATMDRLTDTMRRIAGNASTLAASSEELTTVATQLSSGAEEAATQAQVVSAATEEISANIGTVAAAGDEMSSAIREIATSTAEASSTAASAVAAAGAAGDTLERLSASSREIGEVVKLITSIAEQTNLLALNATIEAARAGEMGKGFAVVAGEVKELAQQTARATEEIITKVGSTQADAAAAAGAIAEITEVIARIDGLQSTIAAAVEEQSATTSEMVRNVTEVSTGSQEIATNISGIAAASDQTTAGATHTATTAGEVSRAAVELNELVGSFTLPRG is encoded by the coding sequence GTGCTCACTCGACTGCGGAACCTGAACGTCGCCACCAAGCTCTTCGCCGGCTTCGGCATCGTGTGCCTCCTGCTGGCCGCGATCGTCGCCATCGGCATCAACCGGCTGGGTGCCTCGCAGGCCAACCTGGACCTGATGTCGAAGTCCGGGGTCGCCTCGGTCGAGGCCGTCGGCGACGTCCGCGCCGCCTACCTGCAGGTGCGCATGGACGTCACCAACGCCGCCCTGTCCACCACCCCCGACGCCGTCACCGCCAACCTCGACGCCATGGGGGTCACCGACACCGTCCTCGACGAGGCGTGGGAGGCCTACGGGGCCAGCAGCCCCGGCTCCCGCGCGGAGGACCGCGCCGCGTTCGAGGACCTCCTCGCCCAGTACCGCACCGCCCGCGAGCAGCTGGTGACGCTGGCCGAGGCCGGCGACGTGGAGGGCTACATCGCCTACCGCACCAGCACCATCGCCCCCATCGCCAAGCAGATCACCGAGACGCTGGCCACCCTGGCCGCGGCGGAGTCCCAGGCCGCGAAGGACATGGCCGCCGCGGGCTCCAGCGCCTACCACACCGCCGTCACGATGCTGCTGGTCATCGGCGCCATCGCGCTGGCTGTCGCCGTCACCTCCGCTGTCCTCGTCGCCCGCTCCATCGCCCGTCCGCTGGCCAAGACCCTCCACGTCGTGCAGGGCCTGGCCTCCGGCCGCCTCGACCAGCGCGTCGGCATCACCGGCGAGGACGAGGTCGGTCAGCTCGCCACCGCCCTGGACGCCACCATGGACCGCCTCACCGACACGATGCGCCGCATCGCCGGCAACGCCTCCACCCTGGCCGCCTCCAGCGAGGAACTGACCACCGTCGCCACCCAGCTCTCCTCCGGTGCGGAGGAGGCCGCCACCCAGGCCCAGGTCGTCTCCGCAGCGACCGAGGAGATCTCCGCCAACATCGGCACCGTCGCCGCCGCCGGTGACGAGATGTCCTCGGCGATCCGGGAGATCGCCACCTCCACCGCCGAGGCGTCCTCGACCGCGGCTTCGGCGGTGGCGGCAGCGGGAGCGGCGGGGGACACCCTTGAACGCCTCTCCGCCTCCTCCCGCGAGATCGGTGAGGTCGTCAAGCTCATCACCTCCATCGCTGAGCAGACCAACCTGCTGGCCCTGAACGCCACCATCGAAGCCGCCCGGGCCGGGGAGATGGGCAAGGGTTTCGCCGTCGTGGCCGGTGAGGTGAAGGAGCTGGCGCAGCAGACCGCGCGGGCGACGGAGGAGATCATCACGAAGGTCGGTTCCACGCAGGCTGATGCGGCGGCGGCGGCGGGGGCGATCGCGGAGATCACCGAGGTCATCGCCCGCATCGACGGGTTGCAGTCCACCATCGCCGCGGCGGTGGAGGAGCAGTCCGCGACCACGTCCGAGATGGTCCGCAACGTCACCGAGGTCTCCACCGGCTCGCAGGAGATCGCCACGAACATCTCCGGCATCGCCGCGGCCTCGGACCAGACCACCGCCGGGGCCACGCACACCGCGACCACGGCCGGTGAGGTCTCGCGCGCGGCGGTGGAGCTGAACGAGCTGGTGGGCTCCTTCACCCTGCCCCGCGGCTGA
- a CDS encoding methyl-accepting chemotaxis protein, with product MALVRFFCDMRVVPRMLSGFAVVCVLLIAVGAVGAAELCAAEARLRDMHDSTVASASALGEVGTTFEHSTTDLSDLALATDARAGAQALTVDDAAADDAWEAYLATSPASTAAQRTAFETDLAAWRTARQSLVRFALDGDTAGFVAARSTTTAPLGDEVRADLVHLVDSEHAAATASYTAGEDAYRLALAVIVGISGLALLLAGTIAVLLGKSISLPLSLVVPVIQGLAEGRLDQRVRVLGACELGRMAEATNTSIERLAHLMRSVSANAATLSSSSEELTTVATQLSSGARQAGGRSQQVAAATEEISTSIGAVAAAGDEMSAAIREIAASTADASQVASAAVASAEDARTTIERLSMSSREIGDVVKLITSIAEQTNLLALNATIEAARAGEMGKGFAVVAGEVKELAQQTARATEEIVGRVNATQADAASAAAAIGEITEVIARIDGLQSTIAAAVEEQSATTSEMVRNVTEVSNGSQEIAVSVADIAAAAEQTTSGAGHTASTADEVAHVAADLDRLVSSFTV from the coding sequence ATGGCCCTGGTGAGGTTCTTCTGCGACATGCGCGTCGTGCCCCGGATGCTCAGCGGCTTCGCCGTCGTCTGCGTGCTGCTGATCGCCGTCGGGGCCGTCGGCGCCGCGGAGCTGTGCGCCGCCGAGGCCAGGCTGCGCGACATGCACGACTCCACGGTGGCCTCGGCCAGCGCCCTGGGCGAGGTCGGCACCACCTTCGAGCACTCCACCACGGACCTGTCCGACCTCGCCCTGGCCACCGACGCCCGAGCCGGGGCGCAGGCCCTGACCGTCGACGACGCCGCCGCCGACGACGCCTGGGAGGCCTACCTCGCGACCTCCCCCGCTTCCACCGCCGCGCAGCGCACCGCGTTCGAGACCGACCTGGCCGCCTGGCGCACCGCCCGGCAGAGCCTCGTCCGGTTCGCCCTGGACGGGGACACCGCCGGCTTCGTCGCCGCCCGCTCCACCACCACCGCCCCCCTCGGCGACGAGGTCCGCGCCGACCTCGTGCACCTCGTCGACAGCGAGCACGCCGCCGCGACCGCCAGCTACACCGCCGGCGAGGACGCCTACCGGCTCGCCCTGGCCGTGATCGTCGGCATCAGCGGACTGGCCCTCCTGCTCGCCGGGACCATCGCGGTGCTGCTGGGCAAGAGCATCTCCCTCCCCCTCTCCCTCGTCGTCCCCGTCATCCAGGGGCTGGCCGAGGGCCGCCTCGACCAGCGCGTCCGGGTGCTGGGCGCCTGCGAGCTGGGCAGGATGGCGGAGGCCACCAACACCTCGATCGAGCGCCTGGCCCACCTCATGCGCAGCGTCAGCGCCAACGCCGCCACCCTCTCCTCCTCCTCGGAGGAGCTGACCACCGTCGCCACCCAGCTCTCCTCCGGCGCCCGGCAGGCCGGCGGGCGGTCCCAGCAGGTCGCCGCCGCCACCGAGGAGATCTCCACCAGCATCGGGGCCGTCGCCGCTGCGGGGGACGAGATGTCCGCCGCGATCCGCGAGATCGCCGCCTCCACCGCCGACGCCTCCCAGGTCGCCTCCGCCGCCGTCGCCTCCGCCGAGGACGCCCGCACCACCATCGAACGCCTCTCGATGTCCTCCCGCGAGATCGGCGACGTCGTCAAGCTCATCACCTCCATCGCCGAGCAGACCAACCTCCTCGCCCTGAACGCCACCATCGAAGCCGCCCGGGCCGGGGAGATGGGCAAGGGCTTCGCCGTCGTCGCCGGTGAGGTGAAGGAACTCGCCCAGCAGACCGCGCGGGCCACGGAGGAGATCGTGGGGCGGGTCAACGCCACCCAGGCCGACGCGGCGTCGGCGGCGGCGGCCATCGGGGAGATCACCGAGGTCATCGCCCGCATCGACGGGTTGCAGTCCACCATCGCCGCGGCGGTGGAGGAGCAGTCCGCGACCACGTCCGAGATGGTCCGCAACGTCACCGAGGTCTCCAACGGCTCCCAGGAGATCGCCGTCAGCGTCGCCGACATCGCCGCCGCGGCCGAGCAGACCACCTCCGGTGCCGGCCACACCGCCAGCACCGCCGACGAGGTCGCCCACGTCGCCGCCGACCTCGACCGCCTCGTGTCCTCGTTCACCGTCTGA
- a CDS encoding DUF4229 domain-containing protein, with translation MNPYLSFALLRVGFLVLPLGVLTLLGVEAPLSIAIAVVLSVVLSAVFLRDQRRRISERVTDRAARRTPPRR, from the coding sequence GTGAACCCCTACCTGTCCTTCGCCCTGCTGCGCGTCGGGTTCCTCGTCCTGCCCCTGGGGGTCCTGACCCTCCTCGGCGTCGAGGCGCCGCTGTCCATCGCGATCGCCGTCGTCCTCTCCGTCGTGCTCTCCGCGGTGTTCCTGCGCGACCAGCGACGGCGGATCTCCGAGCGGGTCACCGACCGCGCCGCCCGCCGGACCCCTCCGCGCCGCTAG
- a CDS encoding alpha/beta hydrolase family protein, which produces MAEQVSFLGTTGQRLAGLLDLPEGPPRGWGIFAHGFTLGKDSPAASRTCKGLASEGIGMLRFDNLGLGDSEGDWGDGSFTHKVSDTVLAAEFMRSRGTPAALLVGHSFGGAAVIAAANRIPDLQAVVSVAAPSEPRHVEHHYDALVERVLAEGHAEWMVGGRALTLKRAFVEDVRAADLKEQIHRLSVPLLVMHSPTDDTVGIDNASAIFRAARHPRSFVSLEGSDHLLTARGQARRAARIISAWADQYLRDPPAPAAP; this is translated from the coding sequence GTGGCGGAACAGGTCTCCTTCCTCGGCACCACGGGCCAGCGGCTGGCCGGGCTGCTGGACCTGCCCGAGGGACCGCCGCGCGGGTGGGGGATCTTCGCCCACGGCTTCACCCTCGGCAAGGACTCCCCCGCCGCCTCCCGCACCTGCAAGGGCCTCGCCAGCGAGGGCATCGGCATGCTGCGGTTCGACAACCTCGGCCTCGGGGACTCCGAGGGCGACTGGGGCGACGGGTCCTTCACCCACAAGGTGTCCGACACCGTCCTCGCCGCCGAGTTCATGCGCTCGCGCGGGACCCCCGCCGCCCTCCTCGTCGGGCACTCCTTCGGCGGCGCCGCCGTCATCGCGGCCGCGAACCGCATCCCCGACCTCCAGGCCGTCGTCAGCGTCGCCGCCCCCTCCGAACCCCGCCACGTCGAGCACCACTACGACGCGCTCGTGGAACGGGTCCTGGCCGAGGGCCACGCCGAGTGGATGGTGGGCGGACGCGCCCTCACCCTCAAGCGCGCCTTCGTCGAGGACGTCCGCGCCGCCGACCTCAAGGAGCAGATCCACCGCCTGTCGGTGCCGCTGCTGGTCATGCACTCCCCCACCGACGACACCGTCGGCATCGACAACGCCAGCGCCATCTTCCGGGCCGCCCGGCACCCGCGCAGCTTCGTCTCCCTGGAGGGGTCCGACCACCTGCTCACCGCCCGCGGCCAGGCCCGCCGCGCCGCGCGCATCATCAGCGCCTGGGCCGACCAGTACCTGCGCGACCCCCCGGCACCGGCCGCCCCCTGA
- a CDS encoding Rieske (2Fe-2S) protein, translating into MDDARHPQPPARTGLSRRRALTVGGALGLGPALAACGDDATTGTEPGTPASSTSSSTPSGSSSTSAGPAPAGTGAALTTVSAVPVGSALLVEGGGGAPVVVAQPTAGRIVAFSGLCTHQGCAVAVAGQELDCPCHGSRFDALTGAVLQGPATDPLTPYEVRVDGDSVVAAT; encoded by the coding sequence GTGGACGACGCCCGACACCCCCAGCCCCCCGCCCGCACCGGGCTCTCCCGGCGCCGGGCGCTCACCGTCGGCGGCGCCCTCGGCCTCGGCCCGGCCCTCGCGGCCTGCGGCGACGACGCGACGACCGGGACGGAGCCCGGGACCCCCGCGAGCAGCACGTCCAGCAGCACGCCCAGCGGCTCGTCGAGCACCTCGGCCGGCCCCGCCCCCGCCGGAACCGGCGCGGCCCTCACCACCGTCTCGGCCGTCCCCGTGGGCTCGGCGCTCCTCGTGGAGGGCGGCGGCGGGGCCCCCGTCGTCGTCGCCCAGCCCACCGCGGGCCGGATCGTCGCCTTCAGCGGCCTGTGCACCCACCAGGGGTGCGCGGTCGCCGTCGCCGGGCAGGAACTGGACTGCCCCTGCCACGGGTCCCGGTTCGACGCGCTGACCGGGGCGGTCCTGCAGGGACCCGCGACCGACCCGCTGACCCCCTACGAGGTCCGGGTGGACGGCGACTCCGTCGTCGCCGCCACCTGA
- the ilvD gene encoding dihydroxy-acid dehydratase: MPALRSRTSTHGRNMAGARALWRATGMTDGDFGKPIVAIANSYTQFVPGHVHLKDMGDLVAGAIAEAGGVSKEFNTIAVDDGIAMGHSGMLYSLPSRELIADSVEYMVNAHQADALVCISNCDKITPGMLMAALRLNIPVVFVSGGPMEAGKAVVVDGVAHAPTDLVTAISASASEAVDAEGLAQVERSACPTCGSCSGMFTANSMNCLTEALGLSLPGNGSTLATHAARRDLFLRAGTLIVELAKQYYDGDDESVLPRSIANRAAFSNAMALDVAMGGSTNTVLHILAAAQEAELDFGLDDIDAISRRVPCLSKVAPNSDFHMEDVHRAGGIPAILGELWRGGMLDDSVRTVHSPDVASWLERWDVRAESPSEVALELFHAAPGGVRTTQAFSTENRWSSLDTDAATGCVRDVAHAYTADGGLAVLEGNLATEGAIIKTAGIDPSLFHFRGTALVLESQEEAVEAILSGKVRPGHVVVIRYEGPAGGPGMQEMLHPTSFLKGRGLGKVCALVTDGRFSGGSSGISVGHVSPEAWAGGVIGLVEDGDEIEIDVESRGLRLLVDDEVLAERRAKMESSERPWEPRDRVRPLTGALRAYAAMATSASTGAVRRVPERRGRS; this comes from the coding sequence GTGCCCGCCTTGCGTTCCCGAACCTCCACCCACGGCCGGAACATGGCCGGTGCCCGCGCGCTGTGGCGCGCCACGGGCATGACGGACGGGGACTTCGGCAAGCCCATCGTGGCGATCGCCAACTCGTACACGCAGTTCGTGCCGGGCCACGTGCACCTCAAGGACATGGGTGACCTCGTCGCCGGCGCCATCGCCGAGGCCGGCGGGGTCTCGAAGGAGTTCAACACCATCGCCGTCGACGACGGCATCGCGATGGGTCACTCCGGGATGCTGTACTCGCTGCCCAGCCGCGAGCTCATCGCCGACTCCGTCGAGTACATGGTCAACGCCCACCAGGCCGACGCGCTGGTGTGCATCTCCAACTGCGACAAGATCACCCCCGGCATGCTGATGGCCGCGCTGCGGCTGAACATCCCGGTCGTGTTCGTCTCCGGCGGGCCGATGGAGGCCGGCAAGGCCGTCGTCGTGGACGGGGTGGCGCACGCCCCCACCGACCTCGTCACGGCCATCTCGGCGTCGGCGTCGGAGGCGGTGGACGCCGAGGGGCTGGCCCAGGTCGAGCGCTCCGCGTGCCCCACCTGCGGTTCCTGCTCGGGCATGTTCACCGCGAACTCCATGAACTGCCTGACCGAGGCCCTGGGCCTGTCGTTGCCCGGCAACGGGTCCACCCTGGCCACGCACGCCGCGCGCCGCGACCTGTTCCTGCGCGCGGGAACGCTGATCGTGGAGCTCGCGAAGCAGTACTACGACGGCGACGACGAGTCGGTGCTGCCGCGCAGCATCGCGAACCGGGCGGCGTTCTCCAACGCCATGGCCCTCGACGTGGCGATGGGCGGGTCGACCAACACGGTCCTGCACATCCTCGCCGCCGCGCAGGAGGCGGAGCTGGACTTCGGCCTCGACGACATCGACGCGATCAGCCGCCGGGTGCCGTGCCTGTCGAAGGTGGCGCCGAACTCCGACTTCCACATGGAGGACGTCCACCGCGCCGGCGGCATCCCCGCCATCCTCGGGGAGCTGTGGCGCGGCGGGATGCTCGACGACTCCGTGCGCACCGTCCACAGCCCGGACGTGGCGTCCTGGCTGGAGCGGTGGGACGTCCGGGCGGAGTCGCCCAGCGAGGTCGCCCTCGAGCTGTTCCACGCCGCCCCCGGCGGGGTCCGCACCACGCAGGCGTTCTCGACGGAGAACCGCTGGTCGTCGCTGGACACCGACGCCGCCACCGGGTGCGTGCGCGACGTCGCGCACGCCTACACCGCCGACGGCGGCCTCGCGGTCCTGGAGGGCAACCTCGCCACCGAGGGGGCGATCATCAAGACCGCCGGCATCGACCCGTCGCTGTTCCACTTCCGGGGCACCGCCCTGGTCCTGGAGTCCCAGGAGGAGGCCGTGGAGGCGATCCTGTCGGGGAAGGTGCGGCCCGGGCACGTCGTCGTCATCCGCTACGAGGGTCCCGCGGGCGGGCCGGGCATGCAGGAGATGCTGCACCCCACGTCGTTCCTCAAGGGCCGGGGCCTGGGCAAGGTCTGCGCGCTGGTGACCGACGGCCGGTTCTCCGGCGGTTCCAGCGGCATCTCCGTGGGTCACGTCTCGCCCGAGGCGTGGGCGGGGGGCGTCATCGGCCTGGTCGAGGACGGCGACGAGATCGAGATCGACGTGGAGTCGCGCGGGCTGCGGCTGCTCGTGGACGACGAGGTCCTCGCGGAGCGCCGCGCCAAGATGGAGTCCTCCGAACGCCCCTGGGAACCGAGGGACCGGGTGCGTCCGCTGACCGGTGCGCTGCGCGCCTACGCCGCGATGGCGACGTCGGCCTCGACCGGGGCGGTCCGGCGGGTGCCGGAGCGCCGCGGCCGCAGCTGA
- a CDS encoding tyrosine-type recombinase/integrase, whose amino-acid sequence MSEEPPEPGELPEAAAAALPPLPPPTAFDAESLDRWFALLDPVRRSVRARGTWRAYAVDLAHFADWCAPTGRSPLPATPGTVTDYLTDHVESLSVATLRRRLAAIAVAHGVAGVPSPTHDERVPLVWRGLRRVHGPARPPRTVGAVEVRELLVLVAPLRDTVLDHRDRALLVMGFAGALRRSELSALDVADVAVAPERLLVTVRAAGSRPARVVELPRGRRVETCPVRSWRAWAGAARLVDGAAFRRTTRGGRSLRPERLGDRGVAEVVKRRALAVGLDPGSLSGHSLRAGFVTAASRAGVPAVSIARQTGHRSAAALAACVREDRPFPTNPAAHVGL is encoded by the coding sequence GTGTCGGAGGAACCGCCCGAACCCGGGGAACTGCCCGAGGCCGCCGCGGCCGCCCTGCCGCCGCTGCCCCCGCCCACCGCGTTCGACGCGGAGAGCCTGGACCGGTGGTTCGCCCTCCTGGACCCCGTGCGGCGCTCGGTGCGCGCCCGCGGGACGTGGCGCGCCTACGCCGTCGACCTCGCCCACTTCGCCGACTGGTGCGCCCCGACCGGCCGGTCGCCGCTGCCGGCCACCCCGGGGACCGTCACCGACTACCTCACCGACCACGTCGAGTCCCTGTCCGTCGCGACGCTGCGGCGGCGGCTGGCCGCCATCGCCGTCGCGCACGGGGTCGCCGGGGTCCCCTCCCCCACCCACGACGAGCGCGTCCCGCTGGTCTGGCGGGGCCTGCGGCGCGTCCACGGTCCCGCGCGCCCGCCGCGCACGGTGGGCGCGGTGGAGGTCCGCGAGCTGCTGGTGCTCGTCGCCCCCCTGCGGGACACGGTCCTGGACCACCGCGACCGGGCCCTGCTCGTGATGGGCTTCGCGGGGGCGCTGCGCCGCTCCGAGCTCAGCGCCCTCGACGTGGCCGACGTCGCGGTCGCCCCGGAGCGCCTGCTGGTGACCGTCCGGGCGGCCGGTTCGCGGCCCGCACGGGTCGTCGAACTCCCTCGGGGGCGGCGGGTGGAGACCTGCCCCGTCCGTTCCTGGCGCGCCTGGGCCGGCGCGGCGCGGCTCGTGGACGGCGCCGCCTTTCGCCGCACGACCCGGGGCGGGCGGTCGCTGCGACCGGAGCGCCTCGGCGACCGCGGCGTCGCCGAGGTCGTCAAGCGGCGCGCCCTCGCGGTCGGCCTGGACCCCGGCTCGCTCTCCGGCCACAGCCTGCGGGCCGGCTTCGTCACCGCGGCGTCGCGGGCGGGGGTGCCGGCGGTGTCGATCGCGCGCCAGACCGGGCACCGCTCGGCCGCCGCGCTCGCCGCGTGCGTGCGCGAGGACCGCCCGTTCCCGACGAACCCGGCGGCCCACGTCGGGCTGTGA
- a CDS encoding ThiF family adenylyltransferase: MKTPLVGPGPELSADQRARYSRHLLLPEIGEVGQRRLLAARVLVVGAGGLGSPALLYLAAAGIGTIGVVDDDVVDTSNLQRQVAHGTPDVGRPKVDSAADAVARLNPTVTVHRHRERLDAGNALDLLSRYDLVLDGSDTFATRYLVNDACVLSGLPWVWGAVLRFDGHVSVFDGAEGPTYRDLFPTEPPPGTVPGCGEAGVLGGVCAAIAATMVTEAVKLITGAGRPLLGRVLVHDALAVSWREVPLRPDPRRAAVTGLGALPSVGAAALIAATADGGGPVVVDVREPHEHAEAAVPGSVLLPLARVLADPGLLPPGPLVLHCARGSRSAQALAAALAAGRGDVAHLEGGIAAWVAAGGPTTTG; encoded by the coding sequence GTGAAGACCCCCCTCGTCGGGCCCGGCCCGGAACTGAGCGCGGACCAGCGCGCCCGCTACTCCCGGCACCTGCTGCTGCCGGAGATCGGGGAGGTCGGGCAGCGCCGGCTGCTCGCCGCCCGGGTGCTCGTCGTCGGGGCCGGTGGGCTGGGATCGCCCGCGCTGCTCTACCTGGCCGCCGCCGGGATCGGGACGATCGGCGTGGTCGACGACGACGTCGTGGACACCTCCAACCTGCAGCGCCAGGTCGCCCACGGCACGCCCGACGTGGGGCGCCCCAAGGTCGACAGCGCCGCCGACGCCGTCGCCCGGCTCAACCCCACCGTCACCGTCCACCGCCACCGCGAACGGCTGGACGCCGGCAACGCCCTCGACCTCCTCTCCCGCTACGACCTCGTCCTCGACGGGTCCGACACCTTCGCGACCCGCTACCTCGTCAACGACGCGTGCGTGCTGAGCGGGCTGCCCTGGGTGTGGGGCGCGGTCCTGCGCTTCGACGGGCACGTCAGCGTCTTCGACGGGGCGGAGGGGCCGACCTACCGCGACCTGTTCCCGACGGAGCCGCCCCCGGGGACGGTGCCCGGCTGCGGGGAGGCCGGGGTGCTGGGCGGGGTCTGCGCGGCGATCGCCGCCACCATGGTCACCGAGGCCGTGAAGCTGATCACCGGGGCCGGCCGGCCGCTGCTGGGGCGGGTGCTCGTCCACGACGCCCTGGCCGTGAGCTGGCGCGAGGTGCCGCTGCGCCCCGACCCGCGCCGCGCCGCGGTCACCGGGCTGGGTGCGCTGCCCTCCGTGGGCGCGGCGGCGCTGATCGCCGCCACGGCCGACGGCGGCGGGCCGGTGGTCGTCGACGTCCGCGAACCGCACGAGCACGCCGAGGCCGCGGTGCCGGGGTCGGTGCTCCTCCCGCTGGCCCGGGTCCTCGCCGACCCCGGGCTCCTGCCCCCCGGTCCGCTCGTCCTGCACTGCGCCCGCGGGTCGCGCTCCGCGCAGGCGCTGGCCGCGGCGCTCGCGGCCGGGCGCGGCGACGTGGCCCACCTCGAGGGCGGGATCGCGGCGTGGGTGGCGGCGGGCGGTCCCACGACGACCGGCTGA
- a CDS encoding 5' nucleotidase, NT5C type — protein sequence MLVLVDQDQTLADFGAGFDRRFLAAHPDAPRAPRAEADSYWIEDSYPPQWHERIRAVSTRAGFFRDLPPLPGAREAMEAMLDAGHDVRICTAPVRAYRHCVREKYEWVEEHLGLSWTERVIVTRDKTLVAGDVLIDDKPEVVGTFAHPGWTHVYYRTRYNRDLPGRHLDWSGWSGVLADVEAERTARGALLLPRLADARTPASTHRRAPDRAPRALTLPATGPDRASVTLR from the coding sequence GTGCTCGTCCTCGTCGACCAGGACCAGACGCTCGCCGACTTCGGGGCGGGCTTCGACCGCCGCTTCCTCGCCGCCCACCCCGACGCCCCCCGCGCGCCCCGCGCCGAGGCCGACTCGTACTGGATCGAGGACAGCTACCCGCCGCAGTGGCACGAGCGCATCCGCGCCGTCTCCACCCGGGCCGGCTTCTTCCGCGACCTGCCGCCCCTGCCCGGTGCCCGCGAGGCGATGGAGGCGATGCTCGACGCCGGTCACGACGTGCGCATCTGCACCGCTCCGGTGCGCGCCTACCGCCACTGCGTGCGCGAGAAGTACGAGTGGGTGGAGGAGCACCTGGGTCTGTCCTGGACCGAGCGCGTGATCGTCACCCGCGACAAGACGCTCGTGGCGGGTGACGTCCTCATCGACGACAAGCCCGAGGTGGTCGGCACCTTCGCCCACCCCGGCTGGACCCACGTCTACTACCGCACCCGCTACAACCGGGACCTCCCCGGGCGACACCTCGACTGGTCCGGGTGGTCCGGGGTCCTCGCCGACGTGGAGGCCGAGCGCACCGCCCGCGGCGCCCTCCTGCTGCCCCGCCTGGCCGACGCCCGCACCCCCGCCAGCACCCACCGCCGCGCCCCCGACCGGGCGCCCCGCGCGCTCACCCTCCCGGCGACCGGTCCCGACCGCGCGTCCGTCACCCTCCGCTGA
- a CDS encoding multidrug effflux MFS transporter: protein MTSRTDLPPADGAADVVPPSRPSMGRTALVLGAFVAIGPLTIDMYLPALPTIVTQLQTTEAAVQLTLTGTLVGLALGQLVIGPLSDALGRRRPLLAGTALHVVASLLVLLAPNIAVLGVLRVLQGVGTAAGAVIALAIVRDLYEGRAAATMLSRLFLVIGAAPVLAPTIGGELLRFTSWRGIFVLLAVYGLALLAVGARALRETLPPEARRPLRLGATVRTYRGLLRDRTYLGLVLVAGLTMAALFSYVAGASFVYQGQFGLDQQQFGLLFGAGAFWLIAATQLNPLVLRWAAPSQVLLAGTVAGLLAGVVLLVLAATGTGGLAGVVAPLWVVLFAIGLALPNAPALALSRHGEAAGAAAALLGAVQFGVGALVSPLVGLLGNDARAMGLVISCALLLGTGVLVLLVRPWQLVAETGPDVVIAAH, encoded by the coding sequence ATGACCTCACGCACCGACCTCCCCCCCGCCGACGGCGCCGCGGACGTCGTCCCGCCGTCCCGGCCGAGCATGGGGCGCACCGCGCTCGTGCTCGGGGCCTTCGTCGCCATCGGGCCGCTCACCATCGACATGTACCTGCCGGCCCTGCCCACGATCGTCACGCAGCTGCAGACGACCGAGGCGGCGGTGCAGCTGACCCTGACCGGGACCCTGGTGGGCCTGGCGCTCGGCCAGCTCGTCATCGGTCCGCTCTCCGACGCCCTCGGGCGCCGCCGGCCGCTGCTGGCCGGGACCGCGCTGCACGTCGTGGCGTCCCTGCTCGTCCTGCTGGCGCCGAACATCGCCGTGCTGGGGGTGCTGCGGGTGCTGCAGGGCGTGGGCACGGCGGCGGGGGCCGTGATCGCCCTGGCCATCGTGCGCGACCTGTACGAGGGGCGCGCCGCGGCCACCATGCTCTCCCGGTTGTTCCTGGTGATCGGCGCGGCGCCGGTCCTGGCGCCGACGATCGGCGGGGAGCTGCTGCGGTTCACCTCCTGGCGGGGGATCTTCGTCCTGCTCGCCGTCTACGGGCTGGCGCTGCTGGCGGTCGGCGCGCGGGCGCTGCGCGAGACCCTGCCGCCGGAGGCCCGTCGTCCGCTGCGCCTCGGCGCGACCGTGCGGACCTACCGCGGCCTGCTGCGCGACCGCACCTACCTCGGCCTGGTCCTGGTGGCGGGGCTGACCATGGCGGCCCTGTTCAGCTACGTGGCCGGGGCCTCGTTCGTGTACCAGGGGCAGTTCGGCCTGGACCAGCAGCAGTTCGGCCTCCTCTTCGGCGCCGGCGCCTTCTGGCTCATCGCGGCCACCCAGCTCAACCCGCTGGTCCTGCGCTGGGCGGCGCCGTCGCAGGTGCTCCTCGCCGGCACCGTCGCCGGCCTGCTCGCCGGGGTGGTCCTGCTGGTGCTCGCGGCCACCGGCACCGGCGGCCTGGCCGGGGTCGTGGCGCCGCTGTGGGTGGTGCTGTTCGCCATCGGCCTGGCCCTGCCCAACGCCCCGGCGCTGGCCCTGTCCCGGCACGGCGAGGCCGCCGGGGCGGCGGCCGCCCTGCTGGGGGCCGTGCAGTTCGGGGTGGGGGCGCTGGTCTCCCCCCTGGTGGGCCTGCTCGGCAACGACGCGCGGGCCATGGGGCTGGTGATCTCCTGCGCCCTGCTCCTCGGCACCGGCGTGCTGGTGCTGCTCGTGCGGCCCTGGCAGCTGGTGGCCGAGACCGGGCCGGACGTCGTCATCGCCGCCCACTGA